A region from the Vicia villosa cultivar HV-30 ecotype Madison, WI linkage group LG3, Vvil1.0, whole genome shotgun sequence genome encodes:
- the LOC131655252 gene encoding uncharacterized protein LOC131655252, translating to MSGVSLATAPREQTTPPAPGAATNANANARQKTQVPPAGGMMGSLRMIELQLVAFVLVLSASGLVPLLDLVFPLLASAYILALARFAFPNTSASSRDSNSQQEIFKGSTMFRMYVIVGTVIGLFLPLAYVLGGFARGDEHAVRSATPHLFLLSFQILTENVISGLSLFSPPVRALVPMIYTIRRIFVDLDWISDVWLNKIYTFLF from the coding sequence ATGTCTGGTGTATCTCTAGCAACTGCTCCTCGAGAACAAACAACACCACCAGCACCAGGTGCAGCCACAAATGCAAATGCAAATGCAAGACAGAAAACTCAAGTACCTCCTGCAGGTGGAATGATGGGTTCGTTACGTATGATAGAGCTTCAACTCGTTGCATTTGTATTAGTTTTATCAGCAAGTGGACTTGTTCCACTTCTTGATCTAGTTTTTCCACTTCTTGCTTCTGCATACATCTTAGCACTTGCACGTTTCGCATTTCCAAATACTTCTGCTTCCTCTAGAGATTCAAATTCACAACAAGAGATTTTCAAAGGAAGTACTATGTTTAGAATGTATGTTATTGTTGGAACAGTTATTGGGTTGTTTCTGCCACTTGCTTATGTTCTTGGTGGATTTGCAAGAGGCGATGAACATGCAGTGCGTTCTGCAACACCGCatcttttcttgctttcttttcaAATACTGACTGAGAATGTTATTAGTGGTTTGTCCTTGTTTTCACCTCCTGTTAGAGCTTTGGTTCCTATGATTTATACTATTAGAAGAATCTTTGTTGATCTTGATTGGATCAGCGATGTTTGGCTCAACAAGATTTATacatttctattttga